A part of bacterium genomic DNA contains:
- a CDS encoding lysophospholipid acyltransferase family protein, translated as MKTLIDLLTLTFLNCCYLAVRILPAKLGKQICMTLTALGISAVPKFKAVALRNLEHVFPELTQTARVKIFRQSIAGLGLNFYYFLTLENYSLEWAKQHFEYAEAHKVFDTALKQAEGKGIIIATVHYGCFELLVHVHALLSRPTSILARGLDLKYTDRWINRRRNLTKNTVFERKGAYQKIVSNLQSGCDVAMLIDQNVKINHAVFINFFGHTASATKSVALAAERTSAPIIFAAIRSLGDDRFYIHAELMQAKLQGKSVTEKVHDLTQELHSRIEVLVKNYPEEWFWIHRRWKTQPPGKNEDFYSTNPS; from the coding sequence GTGAAGACCTTAATCGATTTACTTACATTAACATTTCTCAATTGCTGTTACCTAGCAGTCAGAATTTTACCTGCAAAGCTTGGCAAGCAAATCTGCATGACATTGACTGCGCTTGGGATTTCAGCTGTGCCCAAGTTTAAGGCCGTTGCCTTACGAAATTTGGAACATGTATTTCCTGAACTTACTCAAACTGCGCGAGTTAAAATCTTTCGTCAGTCGATTGCTGGCTTAGGCTTAAATTTTTACTATTTTTTGACGCTAGAGAATTATTCCCTGGAGTGGGCCAAGCAGCATTTTGAATATGCAGAGGCTCACAAAGTTTTTGATACTGCGCTAAAACAGGCAGAAGGTAAGGGGATTATTATTGCAACTGTGCATTATGGATGTTTTGAATTACTCGTGCATGTACATGCCTTACTCTCTCGCCCGACATCGATCCTGGCACGTGGACTCGACTTAAAGTATACAGATCGCTGGATCAATCGGCGCCGCAATCTAACAAAGAACACTGTTTTCGAGCGTAAAGGTGCATATCAGAAGATTGTGTCAAATCTACAGAGTGGTTGCGATGTAGCTATGCTAATCGACCAAAATGTTAAAATTAATCACGCAGTATTCATTAACTTCTTTGGCCACACAGCATCGGCTACAAAGTCTGTTGCGCTTGCTGCGGAAAGAACTTCTGCTCCAATCATTTTTGCTGCGATACGATCACTCGGTGATGATCGGTTCTACATTCATGCTGAGTTGATGCAAGCTAAGTTGCAGGGCAAGAGTGTTACCGAGAAGGTTCATGACCTTACTCAAGAATTACATTCCCGTATTGAAGTATTAGTTAAAAACTATCCTGAGGAGTGGTTTTGGATACACCGACGCTGGAAGACGCAGCCACCTGGAAAAAACGAAGATTTCTACTCCACGAATCCTAGTTAG
- the xseA gene encoding exodeoxyribonuclease VII large subunit — protein MLRAKYDETLAILQFFGDTYNAKDDIKLLGKARWRGDIKCWEVSVPANTELSSLLAKFPHEVKIEQSSTVQAENSSVPALSVFELNLKLQAAIHQAFPGTILLKAIVSSVKRQTNRAFIEIRDELDATCEMSCMATTDMQKFFDAYEKIGFPLDLDLNVLFSVQVSIAGSGGRVLLKIIEVFPEYTLGKAQQARELTNERLKKEGLFELNRNKRLPVLPIRLAVLTSKSGTVINDFLSSLEVARFGFEVIWRHIPVQGHSAERAIVEALRSFACNTEEHQVDAIILIRGGGSAGDLSIFNSYEIAKAICLADIPVLTAIGHQADQSSAQDVSYQAFGVPKDIGRFLADIILNLRKELEQRVLQVRNLSTEIINYWQQRLQSLSALALARSASIPDRAQLQLQQLSSKAGMLAQQLVLEKIQWTEQRSQLLDLSSPQRQLERGFILCRQNGRLVKSLSAADYENPLELQFKDKVAKAKLL, from the coding sequence ATGCTTAGAGCTAAATATGACGAAACGCTTGCGATCCTTCAATTCTTTGGCGACACATACAATGCCAAAGACGATATTAAGCTACTTGGCAAAGCGCGCTGGCGTGGAGATATAAAATGCTGGGAAGTGTCAGTACCAGCGAATACAGAGCTCTCAAGCCTACTCGCTAAATTCCCACACGAAGTTAAAATTGAGCAGTCGAGCACAGTTCAAGCAGAAAACTCTAGCGTGCCTGCACTTAGCGTATTTGAACTTAACCTTAAACTTCAAGCTGCAATCCATCAAGCATTTCCCGGAACTATTCTGCTCAAAGCAATCGTTAGTTCCGTTAAGCGACAAACAAATCGAGCCTTTATCGAAATCCGGGATGAGCTAGACGCAACATGTGAAATGAGTTGCATGGCAACTACCGACATGCAGAAGTTCTTTGATGCATACGAGAAAATAGGCTTCCCTCTAGATCTAGATTTAAATGTCTTATTTTCTGTGCAAGTCTCTATCGCAGGTAGCGGCGGCAGAGTCTTGTTAAAGATTATCGAGGTATTTCCGGAGTATACACTGGGTAAGGCACAGCAGGCGAGGGAGCTAACAAACGAGCGGCTGAAAAAGGAAGGTCTTTTTGAGTTGAATCGCAATAAAAGACTGCCTGTGTTGCCGATTAGATTGGCCGTCCTCACTAGCAAATCTGGCACAGTAATTAATGATTTTTTATCCTCCTTAGAGGTCGCTAGATTTGGCTTCGAGGTAATTTGGAGACATATTCCTGTACAAGGACACTCGGCAGAACGGGCAATTGTTGAGGCTCTGCGCTCATTTGCGTGTAACACTGAGGAGCACCAGGTCGATGCAATCATTCTCATCCGCGGCGGCGGAAGTGCAGGGGACTTATCGATTTTTAATTCTTACGAGATAGCTAAGGCAATTTGCCTAGCAGACATTCCAGTGCTTACAGCGATTGGCCACCAAGCTGATCAATCATCAGCTCAAGACGTTAGCTATCAAGCATTTGGAGTGCCTAAAGACATCGGACGCTTTCTTGCTGATATAATTCTTAACTTACGCAAAGAGTTAGAGCAGCGCGTGCTACAAGTTAGAAATTTATCAACTGAGATTATTAACTACTGGCAACAACGCCTCCAGTCGTTAAGTGCATTAGCACTAGCTCGAAGCGCTTCGATTCCAGATAGGGCGCAATTACAGCTGCAGCAACTCTCTAGTAAAGCCGGAATGCTTGCCCAGCAGCTAGTTCTTGAAAAAATCCAATGGACTGAGCAGCGTAGCCAATTGCTTGATTTATCTTCGCCGCAACGACAGCTCGAACGCGGCTTTATTCTCTGTCGACAAAATGGTCGGCTAGTTAAGTCGCTAAGTGCTGCTGACTACGAGAACCCGCTTGAATTGCAGTTCAAAGACAAGGTCGCAAAAGCAAAACTTTTATAA
- the secD gene encoding protein translocase subunit SecD has translation MSNLKYKLLFILGCTLVSVYILIPTFFKDSLPENWPGKKLALKQGLDLKGGVSFLMQVKTDEAVKSRLNADAQTIRAELRKEKVPVLSARALDDRKVEITLAQNKSLTELDTYMRSNFRQLQKGAEIPAGEGLKIEYQLSEKDAAEIKKNAVDQAIQVLNNRVNQFGLTEPTIQKSQDERILVQLPEEKDINRVRKSIGSVAKLEFRLVATQDRPRSQTVEFKTKDGGELTLEDEILMTGDGISKAFVEFDNNSVDGAQVGLEFTAAGARTFERITSENVDRRLAIVLDGIVQSDPNINEPIRGGRAQITGNFTTDEAHLLAIVLRAGALPAPLEFLEERVVGATLGADSITKGIYSALIGSLGVLILVPLYYRKAGLLAVGCIFLNILFLLALLALFGATLTLPGIAGLALTMGMAVDASIIIYERVREERRRGASSKAAVEAGFSRAYATIIDSNLTTLIAGIVLYAFGSGPIRGFAVTLSIGILATLFTAVFVCKAGFYFFNMTDRNGEVSI, from the coding sequence ATGAGTAATCTAAAGTACAAGCTACTATTTATCTTAGGATGCACGCTAGTTTCAGTGTACATTCTAATCCCAACATTTTTTAAGGATTCACTACCAGAAAACTGGCCCGGTAAAAAATTAGCTCTCAAGCAGGGCCTAGATTTAAAGGGCGGAGTGTCGTTTTTAATGCAAGTTAAAACTGATGAGGCTGTAAAGAGCAGGCTCAATGCCGATGCTCAGACTATCCGCGCAGAGTTACGTAAGGAAAAAGTGCCGGTGCTTTCTGCTCGCGCACTTGATGATCGCAAAGTGGAAATTACACTTGCCCAAAATAAATCGCTAACTGAGCTTGATACATACATGCGCAGCAACTTTCGCCAACTGCAGAAAGGGGCAGAAATTCCAGCAGGTGAAGGTCTTAAAATCGAGTATCAACTAAGCGAAAAAGATGCTGCAGAGATTAAGAAGAATGCCGTTGACCAGGCAATTCAAGTTTTGAATAACCGCGTCAATCAATTCGGGTTGACTGAACCTACAATACAAAAGAGCCAGGACGAACGTATTTTAGTGCAACTTCCTGAGGAGAAGGATATCAATCGTGTCCGTAAATCGATTGGGTCTGTTGCTAAGCTCGAGTTCAGACTCGTCGCTACACAAGATCGCCCACGTAGCCAAACAGTAGAATTTAAAACCAAAGATGGCGGGGAACTTACGCTTGAAGATGAAATCTTGATGACAGGAGATGGAATCAGTAAAGCTTTCGTTGAGTTTGATAACAACTCCGTTGATGGAGCGCAAGTTGGACTCGAGTTTACTGCTGCCGGTGCGCGAACATTTGAGCGCATTACTTCAGAAAACGTCGATCGCAGGCTGGCAATTGTGCTTGACGGAATCGTGCAATCGGACCCAAACATCAATGAACCGATTCGTGGTGGGCGTGCACAAATCACTGGAAATTTTACAACTGACGAAGCCCATTTGCTGGCAATTGTACTTCGAGCTGGTGCATTACCTGCGCCTTTAGAGTTTCTTGAGGAGCGTGTTGTAGGGGCAACACTAGGAGCAGATTCGATTACCAAGGGAATCTACTCAGCGTTAATCGGAAGTCTTGGTGTGCTTATTCTAGTGCCGCTTTACTATCGTAAGGCTGGACTGCTCGCGGTTGGTTGCATTTTTCTAAATATCTTGTTTCTACTCGCGTTACTAGCACTCTTCGGTGCTACCTTAACCTTGCCAGGTATTGCCGGACTAGCCCTAACAATGGGAATGGCCGTAGATGCCAGTATTATTATTTATGAGCGTGTCCGTGAAGAACGCAGAAGGGGCGCAAGCTCAAAAGCAGCTGTTGAAGCCGGCTTTAGTCGCGCATATGCCACAATTATTGACTCAAATCTAACAACTCTCATTGCTGGAATTGTGCTCTATGCCTTTGGATCTGGACCAATCCGCGGTTTCGCCGTGACTCTTTCGATTGGTATCTTGGCGACACTTTTTACAGCCGTGTTTGTATGTAAGGCGGGTTTCTATTTCTTTAATATGACCGATCGCAACGGTGAAGTTAGTATCTAG
- a CDS encoding peptidoglycan DD-metalloendopeptidase family protein: MSKTVFFLFASIIFISGCSILSREPARDLARSTKPIFYRAQIGDTIYSISKRFNLTPQRIAKLNGLNSTQVVPPGKRLFLGFRTENVTLFKDQLVRGDKITNNEQALKKAQLNNSNALYWPVRTGKIGSTFGYRSKRFHDGIDIVAPSGTPIFAAHDGIVLYSDNGMSGYGNLIIIRANDGLTTVYAHNRRNYVDVGTFVRRGDKIAEIGQTGRASGPHLHFEVRIQAPSQRYVAVDPLPFLRQTGRSYVSNRH; the protein is encoded by the coding sequence ATGTCTAAGACAGTCTTTTTTCTATTTGCTTCGATTATTTTCATTTCTGGATGCAGCATTTTATCCAGAGAACCTGCTAGAGATCTAGCTCGTTCGACGAAGCCCATTTTTTATCGAGCTCAAATTGGCGATACAATTTATTCGATCTCCAAACGCTTCAATCTAACACCACAAAGAATCGCCAAACTTAATGGCTTAAATTCAACTCAAGTAGTGCCACCTGGTAAGCGACTTTTTCTTGGATTCAGAACTGAGAATGTGACGCTATTTAAAGATCAACTCGTGCGCGGTGACAAAATTACCAACAATGAACAGGCGCTTAAGAAAGCGCAATTAAATAATTCTAACGCCTTGTATTGGCCTGTGCGCACAGGAAAGATTGGGTCGACTTTCGGTTATCGCTCAAAGCGATTCCATGATGGTATAGACATTGTCGCGCCCAGCGGCACTCCCATATTTGCCGCGCATGATGGAATTGTACTCTATTCAGATAACGGCATGTCTGGCTATGGGAACTTAATTATCATCCGCGCAAATGATGGTTTAACGACAGTTTATGCCCACAATAGAAGAAATTATGTTGATGTCGGAACGTTTGTTAGACGTGGCGACAAAATCGCAGAAATCGGCCAAACTGGTCGTGCTTCTGGACCACACCTGCACTTTGAGGTGCGCATTCAGGCCCCAAGCCAACGCTATGTAGCGGTCGACCCGCTACCATTCTTACGGCAGACTGGCCGCAGTTATGTCAGTAATAGACATTGA
- the yajC gene encoding preprotein translocase subunit YajC, which translates to MKFTKSALPRMAASHFVGLLSLAILNVCLADLVLANPAQSVPATTQQPVPNSTEFWLNTISFIMFGFFVYYFMVIKPMFDKEQKQKKFIENLKKNEIVQTTGGIIGKVMSIDADAITIESVPGTKLKIAPAHIIIAASESTNSAAKKA; encoded by the coding sequence ATGAAATTTACTAAATCAGCACTACCACGTATGGCAGCAAGTCACTTCGTCGGACTACTTAGCCTAGCAATCTTAAATGTGTGTCTAGCTGATTTAGTGCTGGCTAATCCTGCGCAGTCAGTGCCAGCTACGACACAGCAGCCTGTACCAAACTCTACTGAGTTTTGGCTGAATACGATTTCCTTTATCATGTTTGGCTTTTTTGTTTACTACTTTATGGTGATCAAGCCGATGTTTGATAAGGAACAAAAGCAGAAAAAGTTTATCGAAAACCTTAAGAAAAATGAAATTGTACAGACAACTGGCGGAATTATTGGAAAGGTCATGTCGATTGATGCAGATGCAATTACAATTGAATCAGTCCCCGGCACTAAATTGAAAATCGCGCCCGCGCATATCATCATAGCAGCAAGTGAGTCAACGAACTCAGCTGCAAAGAAAGCATAG
- a CDS encoding methyltransferase domain-containing protein translates to MKSAHKQLTDSSSRSPDDYTRLLVARAYGSIDRSLFVSRQYWQLADKDVALPIGFSQTISKPSTVIKMLLLGKIREGMRVLEVGAGCGYTLALIAGCKAHAYGIERIGNLAQDARKRLDYLGFHEALIRCSDGKKGWPEYAPFDLIILSAAFNEVPSELFDQLANNGRLVAPLTLKTAQSSKLQQNLVIYERDHDRLKCYNEGECLFVRAS, encoded by the coding sequence ATGAAATCAGCGCACAAACAACTCACTGATTCTTCTAGTAGGTCACCAGACGACTACACTCGTCTTTTAGTTGCCCGTGCTTATGGTTCTATCGACCGTAGTCTATTTGTATCAAGACAGTATTGGCAATTAGCTGACAAAGATGTTGCTTTACCGATTGGCTTTTCTCAGACCATCTCTAAGCCATCAACAGTTATTAAAATGTTGCTACTCGGTAAGATTCGTGAAGGCATGCGTGTCCTGGAAGTTGGTGCTGGCTGTGGTTATACTCTGGCACTGATTGCTGGATGTAAGGCTCACGCTTATGGGATTGAGCGTATTGGCAATCTTGCACAGGATGCCAGGAAGCGTTTGGACTATCTTGGATTTCACGAGGCACTAATCCGCTGTAGCGATGGTAAGAAAGGTTGGCCTGAATACGCGCCTTTCGACTTGATTATACTTTCAGCAGCATTCAATGAAGTTCCAAGCGAACTTTTTGATCAACTTGCAAACAATGGCCGCTTAGTTGCGCCGCTAACTCTAAAAACAGCTCAGAGCAGTAAACTGCAGCAAAACCTAGTAATTTACGAACGCGACCACGATCGGCTTAAATGTTACAACGAAGGCGAATGCCTATTCGTAAGAGCCTCTTAA
- the xseB gene encoding exodeoxyribonuclease VII small subunit, translated as MAKQDTTENKTGSFTSHYTKIETLVKELETNKISVDELIPRLESALDSLQVCKSMLSKTQLRLSEIKQELEQLATDELPSAEDA; from the coding sequence ATGGCAAAGCAAGATACGACGGAAAATAAAACGGGGAGTTTTACCAGTCACTATACTAAGATCGAAACCTTAGTGAAGGAATTAGAAACGAATAAAATTAGCGTAGATGAGCTGATTCCGCGCTTAGAATCTGCCTTAGATTCCTTACAAGTTTGCAAGTCAATGTTGTCTAAAACTCAGCTGCGTTTAAGTGAGATCAAACAGGAATTGGAACAGTTAGCGACTGATGAGTTGCCGAGCGCTGAAGATGCCTAG
- the secF gene encoding protein translocase subunit SecF encodes MELFNPNSRINVMGWRHLNMALSVILAIVCYLSWVERGDAKFGVDFRGGVEIAIKTPQDPGIDVVRKAVSAAGVSDAVVQAFEDNRGEYSIRMGSGDDKSHIQAVRDELLKLPQVEVLKEDIVGPAIGEEVRRSGLIAFLIALACIFVYVMIRFEWTFGLGAVVATLHDALLTTGIIVMVGKEINGAVLAALLTIVGYSVNDTIVVYDRIRENLFKPVKGAKESLIELFNRSINETFSRTILTSTTTLFVCACFYLLGSGPLIDLGFTLAVGIILGTYSSIFIASPIVLLLQKERPNAAAKTGKDAVSKGDYKPNKAQAA; translated from the coding sequence ATGGAATTGTTTAATCCAAATTCACGTATCAATGTCATGGGGTGGCGTCACCTGAATATGGCTTTGTCCGTAATCTTAGCGATTGTTTGCTATCTGAGCTGGGTCGAGCGCGGGGATGCAAAGTTTGGTGTGGATTTCCGTGGCGGTGTAGAAATTGCCATTAAAACTCCTCAGGACCCAGGTATTGATGTGGTCCGTAAGGCAGTCAGCGCTGCTGGTGTGAGCGATGCCGTAGTTCAGGCTTTCGAGGATAATCGCGGTGAATATTCGATTCGCATGGGTAGTGGAGATGATAAGTCTCACATCCAAGCCGTTAGAGACGAGCTCCTTAAATTGCCTCAGGTTGAAGTCCTCAAAGAAGACATTGTCGGACCTGCAATTGGAGAAGAAGTCAGACGTAGCGGATTAATTGCATTTTTAATCGCACTAGCTTGTATTTTTGTCTATGTGATGATCCGTTTTGAGTGGACATTTGGACTTGGTGCAGTAGTTGCAACTCTGCACGACGCATTATTAACAACTGGTATTATTGTCATGGTCGGAAAGGAAATCAACGGCGCTGTTTTGGCCGCTTTACTTACGATTGTAGGTTACTCAGTGAATGACACAATCGTAGTATATGACCGAATCCGTGAGAACCTTTTTAAGCCTGTCAAGGGTGCGAAAGAAAGCTTAATTGAACTTTTTAACCGCAGTATTAATGAAACATTCAGCCGTACTATTTTAACTAGTACAACCACTCTCTTTGTCTGCGCATGTTTTTATTTGCTCGGAAGTGGACCATTAATCGATTTAGGATTTACGCTTGCGGTGGGAATTATCCTCGGGACTTATTCCTCAATTTTCATTGCCAGTCCGATAGTCTTGTTATTGCAGAAGGAGCGTCCAAATGCGGCTGCAAAAACTGGTAAAGACGCTGTAAGCAAAGGCGATTATAAGCCAAACAAGGCGCAAGCTGCCTAA
- a CDS encoding J domain-containing protein yields MVTANYYEILDLETTASEAEIKQAFRRLARKYHPDSAEGAESVAIFQQVTEAYDVLSDPESRARYDRTIGVGDAPKVKTFEQSAAANPNIQSLLKNQRVNNEAPKWTQFKPEDPKDHPQETEARQKHSAPKSKSSGIFDTLKSKLSNKGKSPLTAEGVTKPATHKSTDVEHLLRGQREYIFTIDALESVIGTTRDVVYVEDDQEKTIRVKIPAGIREGQRLNVAPTSEFTVRVKIEIVAHDFLERDGEDLTLHVPITISEALLQKEIIVQTLDGEKLVKLPRLGLDRAASTLTLRGAGLLHKGLNRRGDLHLRPFVVCPSDRPDWLANIAGQLDTIANGQDLRSALPQLKKL; encoded by the coding sequence ATGGTAACAGCTAATTACTATGAAATTCTTGATCTAGAAACCACTGCAAGTGAGGCAGAAATAAAGCAAGCCTTTCGTCGGCTGGCCAGGAAATACCACCCTGATTCTGCTGAAGGCGCGGAAAGCGTAGCCATATTCCAGCAAGTAACTGAGGCCTACGACGTTTTATCCGATCCTGAGTCGCGCGCACGCTACGACAGAACTATTGGAGTTGGCGATGCTCCAAAGGTAAAAACATTTGAGCAGTCTGCAGCTGCAAATCCTAATATTCAATCACTCCTTAAAAATCAGCGTGTAAATAATGAAGCTCCGAAATGGACACAATTCAAACCTGAGGATCCAAAAGATCATCCACAAGAAACAGAAGCTAGGCAGAAGCATTCAGCGCCGAAGAGTAAATCTAGCGGCATTTTCGATACGCTGAAGTCGAAGCTAAGCAATAAAGGAAAATCTCCACTTACAGCAGAAGGCGTCACTAAGCCAGCTACACATAAATCTACAGACGTGGAACATCTACTTCGCGGTCAGCGTGAATATATCTTTACAATCGACGCCTTGGAGTCAGTAATTGGCACGACCAGAGACGTCGTCTATGTTGAGGACGATCAGGAAAAGACGATACGTGTTAAAATTCCTGCAGGCATTCGCGAAGGGCAAAGATTAAACGTTGCGCCAACAAGCGAATTTACTGTCCGGGTCAAGATTGAAATCGTTGCTCACGATTTCCTCGAACGTGATGGCGAGGATTTAACATTGCATGTTCCGATCACGATTTCTGAAGCGCTCTTACAGAAAGAAATTATCGTCCAAACGTTAGATGGCGAAAAATTAGTCAAGTTACCGCGTCTTGGATTGGATCGGGCTGCAAGCACCCTCACGCTTCGTGGTGCAGGGTTATTACATAAGGGACTTAATCGAAGAGGTGACTTACACTTAAGACCATTTGTGGTCTGCCCTAGCGATCGTCCAGACTGGCTCGCCAATATTGCGGGTCAACTTGATACGATTGCAAATGGACAAGACCTGCGAAGCGCCCTCCCACAGCTTAAAAAATTGTAG
- a CDS encoding integration host factor subunit beta yields MNKSELVEVLAERNGLGHQQAEDIVNLILTQMKTALQTGKRIEIRGFGSFVVKDYGSYWGRNPKTGEKIWVNPKRLPAFKVGKELKDRLKVEDSAS; encoded by the coding sequence ATGAACAAGTCCGAATTAGTTGAAGTTCTTGCAGAGCGCAATGGCCTCGGTCATCAACAGGCTGAAGACATTGTAAATTTAATTCTGACTCAGATGAAAACAGCGCTGCAGACTGGTAAGCGCATTGAAATCCGTGGATTCGGAAGTTTTGTCGTTAAGGACTATGGCAGTTATTGGGGACGTAACCCAAAGACTGGTGAGAAAATATGGGTCAATCCTAAGCGACTACCTGCATTTAAGGTCGGTAAGGAATTAAAAGATCGCCTCAAAGTTGAAGATTCTGCCTCATAG
- a CDS encoding DUF192 domain-containing protein, with translation MIRDLQSGKLKIFGSTELTVYRADTFFARLFGLLGSPRLEAHEGLVLDRASSIHTCFLRYPIDVLFCNADYYILALKSDLRPWRFSRYIKNTSIIIELPAGTISKLQITAGIRLAIKWDVTS, from the coding sequence ATGATTAGAGATCTTCAATCTGGGAAGTTGAAAATATTTGGCAGTACTGAGCTTACCGTTTATCGGGCTGATACATTTTTTGCGCGGCTTTTTGGTCTTTTAGGTTCTCCTCGTTTAGAGGCGCATGAAGGTTTGGTCTTAGATCGAGCGAGTTCGATTCATACTTGTTTTTTGCGTTATCCGATTGATGTTTTATTTTGCAACGCCGATTACTATATTTTAGCGCTGAAGTCCGACCTTAGGCCCTGGCGTTTTTCGCGTTATATTAAAAATACAAGTATTATTATTGAATTGCCCGCTGGTACAATTTCAAAACTACAAATCACAGCAGGGATTAGGCTTGCCATTAAGTGGGATGTGACTAGCTAA
- a CDS encoding sigma-70 family RNA polymerase sigma factor codes for MSAPLLKSTKKTPQTLNSEEKVVIILEHQDFARRIAWKMLNHWRIRLESDEVESVVGCALCEAAERYDTSFDASFKTFLFYHLRGLLLREITASVRARCNIPLVLFLGDDREVIVERVLEPLTEYNTPESMIIHREKANLCKDALATLDEMEKEVLKRHFVDDQNIVDIANELGYCRCHISRVKNKAIRSLSKTVGVITKPLGLGSAALAKKNEARSKYTGGRGRRKQEAQTNTQLKLVVSK; via the coding sequence ATGTCAGCACCACTTCTTAAATCCACAAAGAAGACCCCTCAGACACTAAATAGTGAAGAGAAAGTAGTAATTATTCTCGAACACCAAGACTTTGCACGAAGAATCGCCTGGAAAATGCTCAACCACTGGCGCATCCGCCTCGAGAGCGATGAAGTGGAAAGCGTTGTTGGCTGCGCTCTGTGCGAAGCAGCAGAACGCTACGACACATCCTTTGATGCCAGCTTTAAGACATTTCTTTTTTACCACTTGCGAGGCCTGCTACTACGAGAAATTACGGCCTCAGTACGAGCACGTTGCAATATACCACTTGTGCTATTTCTCGGTGATGATCGCGAAGTAATTGTGGAAAGGGTGCTTGAGCCGTTAACCGAATACAATACACCAGAAAGCATGATCATCCATCGTGAGAAGGCAAACTTGTGCAAAGACGCACTAGCGACATTGGATGAAATGGAAAAAGAAGTACTTAAGCGACATTTCGTAGACGATCAGAATATTGTCGATATTGCCAACGAACTTGGATACTGCCGCTGCCATATTTCAAGAGTAAAAAATAAAGCAATCCGCAGCTTGAGTAAAACAGTAGGAGTAATTACTAAGCCACTCGGGCTTGGATCGGCTGCACTTGCAAAAAAGAATGAAGCGCGCAGCAAATACACTGGTGGACGCGGTCGGCGTAAACAAGAAGCCCAGACTAATACTCAACTTAAGCTCGTTGTCAGTAAGTAG